From a single Thermodesulfobacteriota bacterium genomic region:
- a CDS encoding ABC transporter permease, producing the protein MSRSSLWLLIRENRLALAGLVVFCLFFLLAVAGYLLTAGSTPVLDPALVRLPERLLPPLSRPHPELLAPGELPRLGIYLLGTDELGRDVLARMLQGAWVSLTVGFVAVGIAVAIGVVYGGLAGYYGDRRLRLLPWLGISLDSLLMRFVDIMLCFPSFFLILTVVAVLPASIYNIMVVIGLTSWMGTALFVRAEFLSLREQDFVTAVRALGLSDRRIIFRHMLPNALGPVLVSATIGIASAILTEAGLSFLGFGVPPPHATWGNILSDGKRFLFDAPWLTLIPGVAILIVVLAFNLFGEGLRDAINPKLRQR; encoded by the coding sequence ATGAGTAGAAGCTCCTTATGGCTGCTGATCCGTGAAAACCGCCTGGCCCTGGCGGGCCTGGTGGTCTTTTGCCTGTTCTTCCTCCTGGCCGTCGCCGGCTACCTCCTCACCGCCGGCAGCACGCCGGTCCTGGACCCGGCCCTGGTGCGGCTGCCGGAGCGGCTGTTGCCGCCGCTTTCCCGGCCGCATCCGGAGCTGCTGGCCCCCGGCGAGCTGCCCCGGCTGGGGATCTATCTCCTGGGCACCGACGAGCTGGGCCGGGACGTCTTGGCCCGCATGCTCCAGGGCGCCTGGGTGTCTTTGACCGTCGGCTTCGTGGCGGTGGGCATCGCGGTGGCCATCGGCGTGGTCTACGGGGGCCTGGCCGGCTACTACGGCGACCGCCGCCTGCGCCTTCTGCCCTGGCTGGGCATCTCCCTGGACAGCCTTCTCATGCGCTTTGTCGATATCATGCTCTGCTTCCCGTCCTTCTTCCTGATCCTCACCGTGGTGGCGGTGCTGCCGGCCAGCATCTACAACATCATGGTGGTGATCGGGCTCACCAGCTGGATGGGCACGGCGCTCTTCGTGCGGGCGGAATTTCTGTCGCTGCGGGAGCAGGATTTCGTCACCGCGGTGCGGGCCCTGGGGCTGTCCGACCGCCGCATCATCTTCCGTCACATGCTGCCCAACGCCCTGGGGCCGGTGCTGGTTTCGGCCACCATCGGCATCGCCAGCGCCATCCTCACCGAGGCCGGCCTGTCCTTCCTCGGTTTCGGGGTGCCGCCCCCCCACGCCACCTGGGGCAACATCCTCTCCGACGGCAAGCGCTTCCTCTTCGACGCCCCCTGGCTGACCCTCATCCCCGGGGTGGCGATCCTCATCGTCGTCCTGGCCTTCAACCTCTTTGGCGAGGGCCTGCGGGACGCCATCAACCCCAAGCTGCGGCAGCGGTGA